One region of Aminobacterium colombiense DSM 12261 genomic DNA includes:
- a CDS encoding dipeptidase, which produces MNRRKKCLGLAWAVPFCCLLVLVSTPSWACTAVLVGRSASADGSVINSHTADNWYDANLRVVKGQKYSPGTMMDVYINLLGEDANPPRVIGQIPQAEETYTYFHIGYSCFNEHQLSIGESTVGQKDELSAFLPDAKGILTIEQLEIIALQRTKTAREAIKLMGELAETYGFLPSCVGQGEALTIADPNEAWIFEIRSVGFMWKPGSGIPGAVWAAQRVPDDEVAVVTNGSVITEIDLSQPSYFMASKNYQDVAIQHGWYKPGSGCPFNWREAYSPRSGYWSMYSDWIRQRLHYLFKTLDPSKEWDPNADVSFYPFSIKPKKKISVQDVMTMQRSTLEGTPFNMEDNPAWLVPDVNGKLVKSELATPFPDNSMRDLLNIPYHRPISAKTSYSFVSQSRSWLPAPVGGILWFSMGHPHMGVYVPVYAGTTIIPKEWQNFKIGRFDQSSARWVFYLAADLVNRRYQLAFRDMEQVRVPFERELFEKQAEIEKKAVKLWSSSPELGTAYLNEISNNGMKDAMEKWWDLCTLLISKYMWGRVW; this is translated from the coding sequence GTGAATCGGAGAAAAAAATGCCTTGGGCTTGCGTGGGCGGTGCCTTTCTGTTGCTTATTAGTACTCGTTTCCACTCCTTCCTGGGCTTGTACAGCTGTTCTTGTGGGGAGATCCGCGAGCGCGGATGGTTCTGTGATCAATTCTCATACTGCTGATAATTGGTATGATGCAAATCTAAGGGTGGTAAAAGGACAAAAATACTCTCCGGGAACGATGATGGATGTTTACATCAACCTTTTAGGAGAAGACGCGAACCCGCCTCGGGTGATCGGCCAAATTCCTCAGGCTGAAGAAACCTACACATATTTCCACATAGGCTATTCCTGCTTCAACGAGCATCAGCTCTCCATCGGTGAGAGTACTGTTGGGCAGAAAGACGAATTAAGCGCTTTCCTTCCTGATGCGAAAGGGATTCTTACCATTGAGCAGTTGGAAATTATAGCTCTTCAACGAACAAAAACTGCTCGCGAAGCCATTAAACTTATGGGGGAGCTTGCTGAAACCTATGGATTTCTTCCTTCCTGTGTTGGTCAGGGCGAGGCTCTTACCATTGCCGATCCCAATGAGGCCTGGATTTTTGAGATTCGCAGTGTTGGTTTCATGTGGAAACCGGGAAGCGGCATCCCGGGGGCTGTCTGGGCAGCTCAGCGAGTGCCTGACGATGAAGTTGCTGTGGTAACCAACGGAAGCGTTATTACAGAGATTGATCTGAGTCAGCCCAGCTATTTTATGGCTTCTAAGAATTATCAGGATGTAGCTATACAGCATGGCTGGTACAAGCCAGGCTCCGGATGCCCTTTTAACTGGAGGGAAGCCTACTCCCCCCGTTCTGGGTATTGGTCTATGTATAGCGACTGGATTCGGCAAAGGCTCCATTATCTTTTTAAAACACTGGATCCTTCCAAGGAATGGGATCCGAACGCAGATGTTTCTTTTTATCCCTTTTCTATTAAGCCAAAGAAAAAAATATCCGTTCAAGATGTGATGACCATGCAACGTTCTACCCTTGAAGGAACGCCTTTCAACATGGAGGATAATCCAGCCTGGCTTGTTCCCGATGTTAATGGCAAACTTGTAAAAAGCGAGTTGGCAACTCCCTTCCCAGACAACTCTATGCGTGACCTCTTGAATATTCCATATCACCGGCCTATTTCGGCTAAAACATCCTATAGTTTTGTTTCACAATCCAGAAGCTGGCTTCCTGCCCCTGTAGGCGGAATATTGTGGTTTTCTATGGGACATCCCCATATGGGAGTTTATGTGCCGGTTTATGCTGGAACCACCATTATCCCGAAAGAATGGCAAAATTTCAAGATAGGCCGTTTTGACCAATCTTCTGCCAGATGGGTATTCTATTTGGCTGCTGATCTGGTGAATCGGCGTTATCAATTAGCTTTTCGAGATATGGAGCAGGTTCGCGTTCCCTTTGAAAGGGAATTGTTTGAGAAACAGGCAGAGATTGAAAAAAAGGCAGTGAAATTGTGGAGCTCTTCTCCAGAGTTGGGTACCGCTTATTTGAATGAGATTTCTAACAATGGGATGAAAGATGCCATGGAAAAATGGTGGGATCTCTGTACCCTTCTCATCTCCAAATATATGTGGGGCAGGGTCTGGTGA
- a CDS encoding DUF6305 family protein, producing MKLKTMNPKSFLLFGVVFLSAALFFAGAASAAEMPAVEAPVIVTTCGQSPGAVMVKMSLMQSQITPAENKNTIIASDLAGKGYKTLIVTTGTSGKGMGAAGTDVNKEIARCKELIEAAKAEGIVVITAHVEGMARRTDSADQASIDEIMPLGDAILIVAGSNPDGYFTKLAQDNDKPLIEAKDALSIGSSLKELNK from the coding sequence ATGAAACTTAAGACAATGAACCCAAAAAGCTTCTTGCTTTTTGGAGTGGTATTCCTTTCTGCCGCTCTTTTTTTTGCAGGCGCAGCAAGTGCTGCTGAAATGCCTGCTGTGGAAGCACCTGTTATTGTAACTACCTGTGGACAGAGTCCGGGCGCCGTCATGGTAAAAATGTCTCTTATGCAGTCTCAGATAACCCCTGCAGAGAATAAGAACACCATTATCGCCAGCGATCTCGCCGGGAAAGGGTATAAGACCCTCATCGTCACCACTGGAACCAGCGGAAAGGGAATGGGGGCCGCGGGCACAGACGTCAACAAAGAAATAGCCCGCTGCAAAGAACTCATAGAAGCCGCCAAAGCTGAGGGCATAGTTGTCATCACAGCCCACGTGGAAGGAATGGCCCGGCGGACAGACAGCGCTGACCAGGCTTCCATAGATGAAATAATGCCTCTTGGCGACGCCATACTCATCGTGGCCGGCAGCAACCCGGACGGTTACTTCACGAAGCTCGCGCAGGACAATGACAAGCCCCTTATTGAAGCAAAGGACGCTCTTTCCATTGGATCAAGCCTGAAGGAATTGAATAAGTAG
- a CDS encoding ATP-binding protein, whose protein sequence is MRKRFRIAAFLFTAFLIVFISLSPSRGAGAGGRVIYAVGDRALDPFEFISETQVPTGFLVELLQSIARQKELSLNFRMVRWQEVPALLYSSHVDLLLGVADARGNDAILPRLAPVVNIPPSSSQTDQRGVGLPNVSGKEIGQYYFSLPVLKVPYSIFTRKGLGGSRLSDVSGKAIVVEQGSAEEEYLRLSGLASEIVLASHPVEIVHLLSSGQYDFALMNLYQGLAICKKISIANVVATSLNLFSKDWGYTVAHGDISLAGILREGLADSRRNGTYDRLYRKWFDEYRQDGRIDKGLIIKVVGGFAIAIILILLWNLSLKRQVTRIVRERERLIDFIRDGILAIDNRGRITLINRSARKLLNMTSDVEGQDVDSLVPEINLTGVLTSGETAYDLEQNVGGTPLVINKIPVVLNNQVAGAIASFRDMSEIHAMAEEMTGVRMYVDSLRVQNHEFVNKLQAISGLIQLGKYERALTFIAQEQAPGQITASLIAERIKNPAVGGILLGKLGRCRELGIECEITPDSYCGELAAISDQALVIIIGNLMENAIEAVLNLRDRKGKISFSIFDESNQIMLCVWDNGGKLSKEKASKIFEKGFSTKARPRTSGYGLYNIRRMVDALGGDISLDFSFDEFTEFIVTLPNREGGDFFE, encoded by the coding sequence ATGAGAAAAAGGTTTCGGATAGCAGCTTTTCTTTTTACCGCTTTTCTGATTGTTTTTATCTCTCTTTCTCCGAGCCGGGGGGCTGGCGCGGGAGGCCGAGTTATTTATGCGGTAGGGGACCGGGCACTGGATCCCTTTGAATTTATTAGCGAAACACAAGTACCGACGGGGTTCCTTGTTGAGCTTTTACAATCTATCGCCAGACAGAAAGAGCTTTCTTTAAACTTCAGAATGGTACGTTGGCAAGAAGTTCCAGCGCTTCTTTATTCTTCCCATGTGGATCTGTTGCTAGGAGTGGCAGATGCTCGTGGCAATGATGCCATATTGCCTCGTTTAGCGCCTGTGGTAAATATTCCACCGTCTTCTTCACAAACAGACCAGCGTGGAGTTGGGTTGCCTAATGTTTCTGGAAAAGAAATAGGACAATATTATTTCTCCCTTCCAGTGCTTAAAGTTCCCTATTCCATTTTTACACGAAAAGGCTTGGGCGGCAGCCGCTTGAGTGACGTTTCCGGTAAAGCCATTGTTGTAGAGCAGGGCAGCGCTGAAGAAGAATATCTCCGCTTGAGCGGCCTGGCTTCAGAGATCGTATTGGCAAGCCATCCGGTGGAGATCGTTCATCTTCTTTCATCGGGGCAATATGACTTTGCCCTCATGAACCTTTATCAGGGATTGGCTATCTGTAAAAAAATTTCTATTGCAAATGTGGTCGCCACGTCTTTGAACCTTTTTAGCAAAGATTGGGGATACACTGTTGCCCATGGGGATATATCTTTGGCGGGGATATTACGAGAAGGCCTTGCTGATTCCCGCCGCAATGGTACTTACGACAGGCTCTATCGCAAGTGGTTTGATGAATACAGGCAGGATGGGAGAATCGATAAAGGACTGATAATAAAAGTAGTAGGCGGCTTTGCCATTGCTATAATCCTTATTCTCTTATGGAACTTGTCCCTTAAAAGACAGGTGACCAGGATTGTAAGAGAGAGAGAGAGGCTGATAGACTTTATTCGTGATGGTATTTTAGCTATAGATAATCGCGGTCGTATCACCCTTATTAACCGTTCTGCGCGCAAGCTTCTGAATATGACTTCTGATGTAGAAGGGCAGGATGTAGACAGCCTTGTGCCTGAAATCAACCTCACAGGGGTTCTAACGTCTGGGGAAACAGCCTATGACCTCGAACAGAACGTTGGGGGAACCCCCCTGGTAATAAACAAAATTCCTGTGGTGTTAAATAATCAAGTGGCTGGGGCCATTGCCAGTTTTCGTGACATGTCTGAAATTCATGCGATGGCAGAAGAGATGACAGGCGTTCGTATGTACGTGGATTCCTTACGGGTCCAGAACCATGAGTTTGTAAATAAACTCCAGGCCATCTCCGGTCTTATACAGCTGGGCAAATATGAGCGGGCTTTGACTTTTATCGCTCAGGAACAAGCTCCGGGACAAATAACGGCTTCTTTGATTGCAGAAAGAATTAAGAACCCCGCGGTAGGGGGTATCCTTTTGGGGAAATTAGGGCGATGCCGAGAGTTGGGTATAGAGTGCGAGATTACTCCCGATAGTTATTGCGGCGAGCTTGCAGCAATCAGCGACCAGGCACTTGTCATTATCATCGGGAACCTCATGGAAAATGCCATAGAAGCTGTACTCAATCTTCGTGACCGGAAAGGTAAAATATCTTTTTCTATTTTTGACGAGTCGAATCAGATAATGCTATGTGTTTGGGATAACGGGGGAAAACTTTCTAAAGAAAAGGCAAGTAAAATTTTTGAGAAAGGGTTTTCCACCAAAGCCCGTCCCCGTACTTCTGGATATGGACTTTACAACATCAGGAGAATGGTGGATGCGCTGGGGGGAGACATCTCTTTAGATTTCAGTTTTGATGAATTTACTGAGTTTATTGTTACCCTTCCCAATAGAGAAGGAGGAGATTTTTTTGAATAA
- the clpB gene encoding ATP-dependent chaperone ClpB, which produces MDISKFTKKSQEALSSAQDMALRWGQQEVDGEHLLLALLEQSEGLIPRILQKMNVPVDALKKDVERELEKRPRVSGPGLEPGKIYISRRVSQILVQAQERAERLKDEYVSVEHIFSCFLEEGSATAAGRIIAGYNITIESFLETLTAVRGSQRVSSENPEETYEALDKYGRDLVKMARLGKLDPVIGRDEEVRRVIRILSRKTKNNPVLIGDPGVGKTAIVEGLAQRIVRGDVPEGLKDRSIFALDMGSLVAGAKYRGEFEERLKAVLNEIKTSEGRIILFIDELHTIVGAGAAEGAIDAGNMLKPMLARGELHCIGATTIDEYRKRIEKDAALARRFQPVLVEQPDVEDTISILRGLKERLEVHHGVRIRDNALVGAAVLSNRYITDRFLPDKAIDLVDEACAMIRTEIDSLPAELDAASRKVMQLEIEEAALKKEKDAASLERLSVLQKELQEAREEADALRAQYESEKEVISKVRKMREEIDAVKREIEKAEREYDLNKAAELKHGRLPELQQQLKKEEGAHAAGQEGDQLLREEVTEDEIAEIVSRWTGIPVTRLMEGEREKLLKLDEILHQRVIGQDEAVELVADAVIRARSGIKDPRRPVGSFIFLGPTGVGKTELAKTLAEALFDSEDNMIRIDMSEYMEKFSVSRLIGAPPGYVGYEEGGQLTEAVRRRPYSVILFDEIEKAHHDVFNVLLQILDDGRVTDSQGHVVDFKNTVIIMTSNIGAPLLLEGITGDGQIKEDAREAVMKELRQAFRPEFLNRVDDVVLFKPLQRHEIRQIVKLLAQELQKRLKDHRIDLELSEEAVDYIADAGYDPVFGARPLKRFIVKQLETRMARSLVAGEVREGSKVYVTVKDKALAFQTNPPHPDC; this is translated from the coding sequence ATGGATATTTCAAAATTTACAAAAAAATCACAAGAAGCACTGTCTTCAGCTCAAGACATGGCCCTTCGCTGGGGGCAGCAGGAAGTAGATGGTGAACATTTGCTTCTGGCCCTTCTCGAGCAGTCTGAAGGGCTGATTCCCCGTATACTTCAGAAAATGAACGTGCCTGTTGATGCCTTGAAAAAGGATGTGGAGCGGGAACTAGAAAAACGTCCGCGAGTTTCCGGGCCGGGATTGGAGCCGGGGAAGATCTATATTTCTCGCCGTGTTTCTCAAATTCTTGTACAGGCGCAGGAACGGGCAGAGCGATTGAAAGATGAATATGTTTCTGTGGAGCACATTTTTTCATGCTTTTTAGAAGAGGGTTCCGCTACAGCAGCGGGTCGGATTATTGCCGGATACAACATAACCATAGAGTCTTTTCTTGAAACATTGACCGCGGTTCGGGGATCTCAGCGGGTAAGCAGCGAAAATCCGGAAGAAACCTACGAGGCCCTTGATAAATACGGTCGAGACCTGGTAAAAATGGCACGCCTTGGAAAGCTGGATCCTGTGATAGGCAGGGATGAGGAAGTGCGGAGGGTTATTCGGATACTCAGCCGAAAAACGAAGAACAATCCTGTGCTGATAGGCGATCCGGGCGTGGGTAAAACAGCCATTGTTGAAGGGCTTGCCCAGCGGATTGTTCGGGGGGACGTTCCGGAAGGGCTAAAGGATCGAAGCATTTTTGCCCTCGATATGGGGTCTCTTGTGGCCGGAGCTAAATATAGAGGGGAGTTTGAAGAACGCCTTAAGGCTGTTTTGAATGAAATAAAGACCAGCGAGGGGCGGATTATTCTTTTTATTGATGAACTGCATACCATAGTAGGAGCAGGCGCGGCGGAAGGGGCTATTGATGCGGGGAACATGCTGAAGCCCATGCTGGCCAGGGGAGAGCTTCACTGTATTGGCGCTACAACTATCGATGAATATCGGAAGCGTATCGAAAAGGACGCGGCTCTGGCCCGGCGTTTCCAGCCGGTTTTGGTAGAACAGCCTGATGTGGAAGATACCATTTCTATTTTGAGGGGTTTGAAAGAACGACTGGAGGTCCATCACGGCGTGCGTATTCGGGACAATGCCCTTGTGGGGGCGGCGGTACTTTCAAACCGTTATATAACTGATCGCTTTTTGCCTGATAAAGCCATTGATCTTGTTGATGAGGCCTGTGCCATGATCCGGACGGAGATCGATTCTTTGCCCGCTGAACTCGACGCGGCATCCCGAAAGGTGATGCAGCTTGAGATAGAGGAGGCGGCGCTCAAAAAAGAAAAAGACGCGGCCAGTCTTGAACGTCTGAGTGTTCTCCAGAAGGAACTTCAGGAGGCCCGGGAAGAAGCAGATGCCCTTCGTGCTCAGTATGAGAGCGAAAAAGAAGTCATCTCTAAAGTTCGCAAGATGCGCGAAGAAATTGACGCTGTAAAAAGAGAGATAGAAAAGGCTGAGCGGGAATATGATTTGAATAAGGCGGCGGAATTAAAACACGGGCGCCTTCCAGAATTACAGCAGCAGTTGAAAAAAGAAGAGGGGGCTCATGCCGCTGGACAAGAAGGGGATCAGCTTTTGCGGGAAGAAGTTACTGAAGATGAGATTGCCGAGATCGTTAGCCGCTGGACAGGCATTCCTGTGACTCGCCTTATGGAGGGGGAGCGGGAGAAACTTTTGAAGCTCGACGAGATTCTCCATCAGCGGGTTATTGGACAAGACGAGGCTGTTGAACTTGTGGCTGATGCGGTGATACGGGCACGGTCAGGCATCAAGGATCCCCGCAGGCCTGTAGGGTCCTTTATTTTTCTTGGTCCCACAGGGGTGGGAAAGACTGAGCTGGCTAAGACCCTTGCCGAGGCGTTGTTCGATAGTGAAGATAATATGATCCGTATCGATATGTCGGAATACATGGAAAAATTCTCTGTATCAAGGCTTATCGGAGCCCCCCCTGGCTATGTTGGATATGAGGAAGGTGGTCAGCTTACTGAGGCGGTGCGGCGTCGCCCCTATTCTGTGATTCTTTTTGATGAGATAGAGAAAGCTCACCACGATGTTTTCAATGTTTTGCTTCAAATCCTTGACGATGGCAGGGTTACAGACAGTCAGGGCCATGTGGTGGATTTTAAGAATACAGTAATCATCATGACGAGTAATATAGGGGCTCCCCTTCTTCTTGAGGGGATCACTGGAGACGGGCAGATCAAAGAAGATGCTCGCGAGGCTGTGATGAAAGAGCTGCGCCAGGCCTTTCGGCCGGAATTTCTGAACAGGGTTGATGATGTGGTTCTATTCAAGCCACTCCAGAGGCATGAGATACGCCAGATTGTCAAGCTATTAGCACAAGAGCTTCAGAAGCGTTTGAAAGATCATAGGATTGATCTTGAATTGTCAGAAGAAGCGGTAGACTATATTGCCGATGCAGGGTACGATCCAGTTTTTGGAGCCCGTCCCTTGAAGCGTTTCATCGTAAAACAGCTGGAAACCAGAATGGCACGATCTCTTGTGGCTGGAGAGGTTCGGGAAGGGAGCAAGGTATATGTCACAGTGAAAGACAAGGCCCTTGCATTTCAAACGAATCCTCCCCATCCTGACTGTTAA
- a CDS encoding cupin domain-containing protein: protein MIENGNLYNRAARFLDKEITETLISQGAVRIERIISTGQCSPNNFWYDQAENEWVCVLQGEGVIEWQNGSRNILKPGDWVFVPPHEKHRVHSTTSKPPCIWLAFFWQK from the coding sequence ATGATAGAAAACGGAAATCTTTATAATCGTGCAGCGAGATTTCTTGATAAAGAGATAACAGAAACTCTTATTTCTCAGGGAGCGGTTCGAATAGAGCGCATTATTTCAACAGGCCAGTGTTCGCCCAACAATTTTTGGTACGATCAGGCGGAAAATGAATGGGTCTGTGTCCTACAGGGGGAGGGGGTTATTGAGTGGCAAAACGGTTCCCGGAACATTTTAAAGCCAGGAGATTGGGTTTTTGTTCCGCCTCATGAAAAACATAGGGTTCATAGCACAACAAGTAAGCCTCCTTGCATCTGGCTTGCCTTTTTTTGGCAAAAATAA
- a CDS encoding dipeptidase encodes MKKLRHGMLVVFSFLLIALMAMSAWGCTDIVVGKDASADGSVITSHTADGAFYDARVRTIPGKTFPAGSKVDVFWNIGMDEDFEPVKIGEIPQVEKTYTYFHVGYPFMNEHGVAIGESTIGQKDELKTFRPDAKALLTIEQLEVFALQRAKTAREAITVIGELAEKHGFLPSCGTEGESLTITDAEEAWLFEIRSAGFMWTPESGKPGAVWVAQRVPDDGVVVIPNMSRIREIDVNDKKNFMASKDYMQLAIDNGWYDPNSGKPFIWQEAYSPLTGNEDWSLSSMWIRNRLYTLYSQLDPSREWDPYAETMSYPFAVKPQKKLSVQDVMTMLRGHMAGTPFDMEAENAWNVREGDNMVKSPLATPFATKDVRNLLGIPYNRPISKWDCAYSFVSQVRSGYPAPVRTVLWFGYDNPHTTCYVPIYSGVLETKKSWRTFDRNTFSLDSAQWAFILADDLVNHRYQEAMEDLKAVRDPLEQGFAKQVLEADKKALELAKKDPAKAQEYLTKFTSDCMEKAEKAWWQLNWDLISKYNNNKKK; translated from the coding sequence ATGAAGAAGTTGCGCCATGGAATGTTGGTAGTTTTTTCGTTCTTACTTATAGCCTTAATGGCGATGTCTGCTTGGGGTTGCACGGATATAGTAGTAGGTAAAGATGCTTCCGCAGATGGTTCTGTAATTACATCCCATACAGCAGACGGGGCTTTTTACGATGCAAGAGTCCGCACTATTCCTGGTAAGACTTTCCCAGCAGGAAGCAAGGTAGATGTCTTCTGGAATATCGGTATGGATGAAGATTTTGAGCCTGTAAAAATTGGCGAGATTCCTCAGGTTGAAAAGACATATACCTATTTCCACGTAGGCTACCCCTTCATGAATGAGCATGGTGTAGCTATTGGAGAAAGCACCATTGGCCAGAAAGATGAATTGAAAACTTTCCGACCAGATGCAAAAGCACTTTTGACCATTGAACAGCTTGAAGTCTTTGCCCTTCAGAGAGCAAAAACAGCCCGTGAAGCAATCACTGTTATTGGAGAACTTGCAGAGAAGCACGGGTTTCTTCCTTCATGCGGAACAGAGGGAGAAAGTCTCACCATCACCGACGCTGAGGAAGCCTGGCTTTTTGAGATTCGCAGCGCTGGCTTTATGTGGACTCCCGAAAGTGGCAAGCCCGGTGCTGTATGGGTAGCTCAGAGAGTTCCCGATGATGGCGTAGTTGTAATCCCTAACATGAGCCGTATCAGAGAGATCGATGTTAACGACAAAAAGAATTTTATGGCTTCAAAGGATTACATGCAGTTGGCCATCGACAACGGTTGGTACGATCCCAATAGCGGAAAGCCCTTTATCTGGCAGGAGGCTTACTCTCCCCTTACCGGAAACGAAGACTGGTCCCTTTCCTCCATGTGGATCCGCAATAGACTTTACACTCTTTACAGCCAGCTCGACCCCTCCCGCGAATGGGATCCCTATGCAGAAACTATGAGTTACCCCTTTGCAGTTAAGCCCCAGAAGAAACTTTCTGTGCAGGACGTAATGACAATGCTTCGTGGGCATATGGCAGGAACTCCCTTTGATATGGAAGCTGAAAATGCATGGAACGTTCGCGAAGGCGACAATATGGTAAAGAGCCCCCTCGCAACACCATTTGCAACAAAAGACGTTCGCAACCTTCTTGGAATCCCCTATAACAGACCCATATCAAAATGGGACTGTGCGTATAGCTTCGTTTCTCAGGTTCGTTCAGGCTATCCCGCACCAGTAAGAACAGTCCTTTGGTTTGGCTATGACAATCCTCACACAACATGCTATGTTCCTATCTATTCCGGTGTTCTTGAAACAAAGAAAAGCTGGAGAACCTTTGACCGCAATACCTTTAGCCTTGATTCAGCCCAGTGGGCATTTATCTTGGCTGACGATCTTGTAAATCATCGTTACCAGGAAGCTATGGAAGATCTGAAAGCTGTTCGAGATCCTCTTGAGCAGGGTTTTGCCAAGCAGGTTCTTGAAGCAGATAAAAAGGCACTAGAGCTTGCGAAAAAAGATCCGGCGAAGGCTCAGGAGTATTTGACGAAATTTACAAGCGATTGCATGGAAAAAGCTGAAAAAGCCTGGTGGCAGCTTAACTGGGATCTTATTTCAAAGTACAATAACAACAAAAAGAAATAA
- a CDS encoding response regulator, translating to MNKIEVLVVEDDPMVAEIHQNFINSLEDFRVVAVAGDGAKALELLDVLPIRLLILDIFLPGLDGLNTLRKIRELQKNVDVIIVSASRDVSTVNEAIQAGAFDYIVKPFVYERLKASLESFRQMEVKLKRGPRDVDQADIDSLFQVKSYKNYQSSLPKGLNPEMLKKVESLLRRTSDSLSAVEVAESLNVSRITARRYLEYFVASGKAIMKREYQDVGRPINKYKLI from the coding sequence TTGAATAAGATAGAGGTTCTCGTAGTTGAGGATGATCCTATGGTGGCGGAGATACACCAAAATTTTATTAATAGCTTAGAAGATTTTCGCGTTGTTGCAGTGGCTGGAGATGGCGCAAAAGCTCTTGAGCTGTTAGATGTGTTGCCGATTCGCCTTTTAATCCTTGATATCTTTCTTCCAGGTCTTGACGGTTTGAATACTCTGCGTAAAATACGAGAACTGCAAAAGAATGTTGACGTAATTATCGTTTCAGCATCCAGAGATGTAAGCACTGTAAACGAAGCTATTCAGGCTGGAGCATTCGATTATATTGTAAAGCCCTTTGTATATGAACGGTTGAAAGCCTCTTTGGAATCTTTCAGACAAATGGAAGTTAAGCTTAAAAGAGGGCCACGAGACGTGGATCAAGCAGATATAGACAGCCTTTTTCAGGTTAAAAGCTATAAAAATTACCAATCATCACTTCCTAAAGGTTTGAATCCGGAAATGCTGAAAAAGGTGGAGAGCCTTTTGCGGCGAACCAGCGATTCCCTTTCTGCTGTGGAAGTGGCGGAATCCCTTAATGTTTCGCGAATAACCGCAAGGCGGTATTTGGAATATTTTGTAGCTTCTGGGAAAGCTATAATGAAAAGGGAATATCAGGATGTAGGACGTCCTATTAACAAATATAAACTCATTTAA
- a CDS encoding succinylglutamate desuccinylase has protein sequence MKNNLKIIKIISLVIALAFAAIAGRDFYEHRHFMEPVVPSPSLTEVKKLSDYEPSLKGTVNDSNVYVFDSGVPGGTALLIGGSHPEEPAANLTASLVAENVKVEQGRLFVIIRSSRSASTCTRMGEAYPDFYHVKTPWGDKRFRMGDRCTNPLDSWPDPEVYLHYPSRQMLAYMDIRNLNRTWPGRPNGAITERTTWAMTQLIRREKVDMAVDLHEAELEYPVENTIVTHEKGQSVAAMTSMVLTAELFEVPLSMEFSPQALHGLSHREIGDHTDAMSLLVEVAEPMIDRIRGITDEYLLMTGRDEFVMKAGEHKLLYAPIDERGWPIDVRVGRHSSTFQKMLEFYSLESPDRPIVISGVPGYTEVIENTLGAYLYNPEEAPEHKVFYD, from the coding sequence ATGAAAAACAATCTGAAAATCATCAAGATCATTTCTTTAGTCATAGCCCTGGCCTTTGCGGCCATAGCCGGACGAGATTTTTACGAGCACCGGCATTTTATGGAGCCGGTGGTTCCATCGCCGTCTTTAACTGAAGTGAAGAAGCTCTCTGATTACGAACCGAGCCTCAAGGGAACAGTCAACGACAGCAACGTGTACGTTTTCGACAGCGGCGTGCCTGGAGGGACGGCCCTGCTTATTGGAGGAAGCCATCCCGAAGAGCCTGCTGCAAACCTCACGGCTTCCCTTGTCGCCGAAAACGTGAAGGTCGAACAGGGACGGCTCTTCGTGATCATACGGTCGAGCCGGAGCGCTTCCACCTGCACTCGTATGGGCGAAGCCTATCCTGACTTTTACCATGTAAAGACCCCATGGGGCGACAAGCGTTTCCGTATGGGAGACCGGTGTACCAACCCCCTGGACTCGTGGCCTGACCCTGAGGTCTACCTCCACTACCCAAGCCGCCAGATGCTGGCCTATATGGATATACGGAATTTGAACCGGACGTGGCCTGGACGGCCCAATGGAGCTATCACCGAGCGCACGACATGGGCAATGACACAGCTTATACGCCGGGAGAAGGTGGATATGGCTGTTGACCTTCATGAAGCGGAGCTCGAGTATCCGGTGGAAAACACCATCGTAACCCATGAGAAGGGGCAATCTGTCGCGGCCATGACCTCCATGGTGCTCACGGCGGAACTCTTCGAAGTGCCCCTGAGCATGGAGTTCTCGCCTCAAGCCCTTCATGGCCTCTCCCACCGGGAGATCGGTGACCATACGGACGCAATGTCTCTGCTGGTTGAGGTGGCGGAACCCATGATAGACCGTATCCGGGGCATTACAGATGAATATCTGCTCATGACTGGCCGGGACGAGTTTGTGATGAAGGCCGGAGAGCACAAGTTGCTCTATGCTCCCATCGACGAGCGGGGCTGGCCCATCGATGTGCGGGTGGGGCGTCATTCCTCGACCTTCCAGAAGATGCTTGAATTCTACTCTTTGGAGTCACCCGACCGTCCTATCGTCATTTCAGGGGTGCCGGGCTATACGGAGGTTATAGAGAACACATTGGGAGCATATTTGTACAATCCGGAAGAGGCTCCAGAGCATAAAGTGTTTTACGACTAA